From a region of the Teredinibacter turnerae genome:
- a CDS encoding S8 family serine peptidase — MKINSLKRKRATNKLVYMLIGFFALLSHVTFSSDNWQGSPLEPRYIVKFKTEGDTPHGKGMLLDTMNTLVTAFGAEVKASYPHLGVVSVSANDQVLARLALDPAIEYVEPDNPRQLFSREALYNIRDIQANLFSDEGMVWQLVCIIDSGYDSSHPDLRDNRAGGYPSWYDGDGAAWYQPSNSHGTHIAGVIASTASPQAGVLSDGHARLRSVNVFDETGWAYSSSVVAALYSCVDEYNIMNTSRRMVVNMSFGGRLPTYYEQRAIDWYGKKGLVMVAAVGNDGSNRTSYPAGYDEVIAVTAIDRDRHLAPFAQRNAQVELAAPGVAVTSTALEGAGAVGGFSDGVDFAASRAVDQGVVPLPFILDSAHVNDLSYVEGVFPGTYTQCEIVAGTDHCNDMSGKICFKERSYVNHAGSGSTPQNISQQEWEDVMACVNANAAGVVIYSNEANPALQTPLLFDPMGRLNIPVLSMDRFNYRNFTSNFGTEGSIYVELDNHATLSGTSIAAAHVTGSIALLWANHPTCTGGQLRLALGASAFDLGEPGRDASYGYGLIRLSRAMDYIEQQGGCERILEPGVPIEGLSSTKGGELIFWTDLPRNVDYIDVKVIGHDVDNIVIRGNFKYIPVYEKSTHCRRDVPHDENERICRLSGERVKQGKWYISVSAVDDFENIQLVMSYVLRQNPEHYFANKHNYMVPPGDCYNNTGVVYAPIEVDYEGEASDVEVKVRIKHRVPEDIKIALFPPTGEELVLRDGRWSGDAFTPHISDTYEVEFPGLPASGLWQLGVCNDYNHDDGMLDDWSISFY, encoded by the coding sequence GTGAAAATAAATAGTCTAAAACGAAAACGCGCCACAAATAAGTTGGTTTATATGTTGATCGGGTTTTTCGCCCTGCTATCACACGTTACATTTTCATCTGATAATTGGCAGGGCTCGCCGCTCGAACCGCGTTACATCGTTAAATTTAAGACTGAGGGGGATACTCCGCACGGAAAGGGGATGTTGCTCGATACCATGAACACGCTTGTGACAGCGTTTGGTGCGGAAGTTAAGGCGTCCTATCCACATCTTGGGGTCGTTTCCGTGTCGGCCAATGATCAGGTGCTCGCGCGCCTGGCTTTGGACCCGGCGATTGAATATGTGGAACCGGATAATCCCAGGCAGCTTTTTAGCCGCGAGGCGCTGTACAATATCAGGGACATTCAGGCAAATCTGTTCAGTGACGAGGGTATGGTTTGGCAACTGGTCTGCATCATCGATTCCGGGTACGACTCGTCTCACCCAGACCTAAGAGATAACAGGGCTGGTGGTTATCCTTCATGGTACGACGGAGATGGAGCGGCTTGGTATCAGCCGTCAAATTCCCATGGTACCCATATTGCCGGGGTTATCGCTTCAACAGCCTCTCCACAGGCGGGCGTACTTTCAGACGGGCATGCGCGTCTCCGATCGGTTAACGTATTTGACGAGACCGGTTGGGCATACAGCTCATCAGTTGTCGCTGCTCTGTATAGTTGCGTGGATGAATACAATATAATGAATACTTCCCGTAGGATGGTGGTGAACATGTCCTTTGGCGGGCGCTTACCGACTTATTATGAGCAGCGTGCTATCGATTGGTATGGGAAGAAGGGCCTGGTAATGGTTGCAGCGGTTGGGAACGATGGCAGTAACCGTACTTCCTATCCAGCAGGGTATGATGAAGTGATAGCTGTCACGGCTATAGATAGAGACCGGCATCTTGCGCCATTCGCGCAACGCAATGCTCAAGTAGAGCTGGCAGCACCGGGTGTTGCGGTTACATCTACTGCGCTCGAAGGTGCGGGCGCGGTTGGGGGATTCTCGGATGGCGTGGATTTCGCGGCTTCGCGAGCAGTGGACCAGGGGGTTGTGCCACTGCCGTTTATTCTGGATTCCGCCCACGTTAATGATTTGAGTTATGTTGAGGGCGTATTTCCCGGAACTTACACTCAATGTGAAATTGTCGCGGGCACCGATCATTGCAACGATATGTCGGGAAAAATCTGCTTCAAAGAGCGGTCGTATGTTAATCATGCGGGCAGTGGTTCCACGCCACAAAATATTAGCCAGCAGGAATGGGAGGACGTGATGGCGTGTGTAAATGCGAACGCGGCAGGCGTAGTGATTTATTCGAACGAAGCCAACCCTGCGTTGCAGACGCCTTTACTTTTCGATCCTATGGGTAGGCTCAATATTCCCGTGTTAAGTATGGATAGGTTCAATTACAGAAATTTCACCAGCAATTTTGGAACCGAAGGCTCGATATACGTTGAATTGGATAATCACGCGACCCTAAGCGGAACATCGATTGCTGCGGCGCATGTGACTGGCTCTATCGCGTTACTGTGGGCAAACCACCCCACTTGCACCGGCGGTCAGCTGCGGTTGGCACTGGGTGCTTCTGCTTTTGATCTAGGTGAGCCAGGTAGAGATGCGAGCTATGGGTACGGTCTTATTCGATTATCGCGAGCCATGGATTATATAGAGCAACAAGGAGGGTGCGAGCGCATATTGGAGCCGGGGGTACCGATCGAAGGGTTAAGTTCGACTAAAGGGGGGGAACTTATTTTTTGGACGGATCTGCCGCGTAATGTCGACTATATAGATGTTAAGGTTATCGGGCATGACGTTGACAATATAGTTATACGTGGAAATTTCAAATACATTCCCGTATATGAAAAGTCCACGCATTGCAGACGCGACGTGCCTCATGATGAAAACGAAAGAATATGCCGCCTTTCCGGGGAGAGAGTTAAGCAGGGGAAGTGGTATATTTCCGTAAGCGCTGTTGATGATTTTGAGAATATCCAATTAGTCATGAGTTACGTGCTCAGACAGAACCCTGAGCACTACTTTGCCAACAAGCATAATTATATGGTACCCCCGGGTGACTGTTACAATAATACGGGCGTGGTCTATGCTCCGATCGAGGTTGATTACGAAGGCGAGGCATCAGATGTTGAGGTGAAAGTTCGTATTAAACACCGAGTACCGGAAGATATAAAAATTGCGCTTTTCCCGCCTACGGGCGAGGAGTTGGTGCTTCGGGACGGCAGATGGAGCGGTGATGCATTTACACCGCATATATCGGACACTTATGAAGTCGAGTTTCCAGGATTGCCTGCAAGTGGACTTTGGCAGCTCGGTGTTTGTAACGATTATAACCATGATGACGGAATGCTAGACGACTGGAGCATTTCCTTCTACTAG
- a CDS encoding SDR family oxidoreductase, whose product MNEQTILVIGKYGKTGARVEASLQRQGYNTRGVSRSTQPAFDWLDENTWASALAGITSAYVTFQPDLAVPGADEIMRNFVTAAKRAGVAHLVLLSGRGEPGAQRAEAVIQNSGLTWNVVRASWFAQNFSENFMLEGIQNGALVLPECNTPEPFIDIDDLADVAVAALTQPELQNTLFEVTGPRLMTFAECINEISNATGRNIQYLPVPLDTYIAGMQEMGLPEEYQWLLNELFSEVFDGRNEYIADGVEQALGRPATDFSDYVKKTAASGVWNSTDSKSA is encoded by the coding sequence CAATACGCGCGGTGTATCGCGGTCCACGCAACCCGCGTTCGACTGGTTGGACGAAAACACCTGGGCGAGCGCGCTGGCGGGCATCACATCGGCTTATGTCACCTTCCAGCCCGACCTGGCTGTGCCCGGCGCCGATGAAATAATGCGTAACTTTGTTACCGCCGCGAAACGCGCTGGCGTGGCACATCTAGTACTGCTCTCCGGACGGGGCGAACCCGGCGCGCAGCGGGCAGAAGCGGTGATACAGAATAGTGGGCTTACCTGGAATGTTGTTCGAGCCAGTTGGTTTGCACAAAACTTCAGTGAAAATTTTATGCTCGAAGGCATTCAAAACGGTGCTCTGGTGTTACCGGAGTGCAATACACCAGAGCCTTTTATCGATATTGACGACCTCGCTGACGTCGCCGTCGCGGCATTAACCCAACCAGAATTGCAAAACACCTTGTTCGAAGTGACGGGCCCCCGTTTGATGACATTCGCGGAATGTATCAATGAAATATCGAACGCAACCGGCCGCAATATTCAATATTTGCCCGTACCCCTGGATACGTATATTGCAGGGATGCAGGAGATGGGCTTACCGGAAGAGTACCAATGGTTGCTAAACGAGCTATTCAGCGAAGTATTTGATGGTCGAAACGAATATATCGCGGATGGGGTTGAACAAGCGCTTGGCCGTCCAGCAACAGATTTTAGTGACTATGTTAAAAAAACTGCCGCCAGCGGAGTTTGGAATTCAACTGACAGTAAATCCGCCTAA
- a CDS encoding GFA family protein has translation MEKKIEGSCLCGNAKISSDGEPQMTAVCHCKSCQKQTGTAFSIVVGVAEHALQVEGVEFLGEFVGHGDSGSKVSRKFCKNCGSPVFSVLEAFPGAAFIKAGTLEDTSWLVPNMHMWCDASQPWISFPEDIPCFAKNPVSE, from the coding sequence ATGGAAAAGAAAATCGAAGGTTCCTGCCTGTGTGGCAATGCTAAAATTTCCAGTGACGGTGAGCCACAAATGACGGCAGTTTGCCATTGTAAAAGCTGTCAGAAGCAAACCGGGACGGCTTTCTCCATTGTTGTCGGAGTTGCAGAACATGCGCTGCAGGTAGAGGGCGTGGAGTTTTTAGGCGAGTTCGTGGGTCATGGGGATTCCGGTTCAAAAGTCTCCCGCAAATTCTGCAAAAATTGTGGTTCACCGGTTTTTTCTGTACTTGAAGCATTTCCCGGTGCCGCATTTATTAAAGCAGGCACTCTGGAAGATACATCCTGGTTAGTCCCCAATATGCATATGTGGTGTGATGCTTCGCAACCCTGGATTAGTTTTCCTGAAGATATTCCCTGCTTTGCAAAGAATCCGGTGAGCGAATAG